A genomic region of Stenotrophomonas sp. NA06056 contains the following coding sequences:
- a CDS encoding pilus assembly protein PilM: MGLIPKSQSPLIGVDISSTAVKLLQLSRSGNRFRVEHYAVEPLPPNAVVEKNIVEVEAVGEAIRRAMNRSGSKAKLAAAAVAGSAVITKVIPMPADLDENDMEAQIELEAVNYIPYPIEEVNLDFEVIGAIPNNPEMVQVLLAASRSENVELRQSALELGGLQAKVMDVEAFAVENAFALVASELPVSAEGVVALVDIGATMTTLNVLRGGRSLYSREQVFGGKQLTDEIMRRYGLSYEEAGLAKRQGGLPESYEMEVLEPFKEATVQQISRLLQFFYAGSEFNRVDHIVLAGGCAALAGLPEMVEEQLGVPTVVANPLAQMTLGPKVQAHALAQDAPALMIATGLALRSFD; the protein is encoded by the coding sequence GTGGGGCTCATCCCAAAAAGTCAGTCGCCGCTCATTGGCGTCGACATCAGTTCGACTGCGGTAAAGCTGTTGCAGCTTTCCCGCAGCGGCAACCGTTTCCGCGTGGAACATTACGCCGTGGAACCGCTGCCGCCGAATGCGGTGGTGGAGAAGAACATCGTTGAAGTGGAGGCCGTGGGAGAGGCCATCCGCCGGGCGATGAACCGTTCCGGCAGCAAGGCCAAGCTGGCCGCTGCGGCCGTGGCCGGCTCGGCGGTGATCACCAAGGTGATCCCGATGCCGGCCGACCTGGACGAGAACGACATGGAAGCCCAGATCGAGCTGGAAGCGGTCAACTACATTCCGTATCCGATCGAGGAAGTGAACCTGGACTTCGAGGTGATCGGGGCGATCCCGAACAACCCGGAAATGGTCCAGGTGCTGCTGGCTGCCTCGCGGTCGGAGAACGTCGAACTGCGCCAGTCCGCACTGGAGCTGGGTGGCCTGCAGGCGAAGGTGATGGACGTGGAGGCCTTCGCGGTCGAGAACGCCTTCGCCCTGGTGGCCAGCGAGCTGCCGGTTTCGGCCGAGGGCGTGGTTGCGCTGGTCGACATCGGCGCCACCATGACCACCCTCAACGTGCTGCGCGGTGGCCGCAGCCTGTACAGCCGTGAACAGGTGTTCGGCGGCAAGCAGCTGACCGACGAGATCATGCGTCGTTATGGCCTGAGCTACGAGGAAGCCGGTCTGGCCAAGCGCCAGGGCGGTCTGCCGGAAAGCTACGAGATGGAAGTGCTGGAGCCGTTCAAGGAAGCCACGGTCCAGCAGATCAGCCGTCTGCTGCAGTTCTTCTATGCCGGCAGCGAATTCAACCGGGTCGATCACATCGTGCTGGCGGGCGGCTGTGCTGCCCTTGCAGGCCTGCCGGAGATGGTCGAGGAACAGCTGGGCGTGCCGACCGTGGTCGCCAACCCGCTGGCACAGATGACCCTGGGGCCGAAGGTGCAGGCGCACGCGCTGGCCCAGGACGCCCCCGCGCTGATGATCGCGACCGGTCTGGCGCTGAGGAGCTTTGACTGA
- a CDS encoding PilN domain-containing protein — protein MARINLLPWRAERRKQRQREFGIMLGMAALGGVLLSLMIWFYYDLQVSGQGDRNAYLQTEIDKVKEQNKEIDRLDAQRDRLLARKEVIEQLQAKRSQMVHLFDALVRTIPDGVVLTALQQEGDVLTLEGRTQSNARVSAYMRNLEVSGWMTNPELAIIEAREPDKDKDGRATGPVVDIKALPYVFKVKVKLPAQSEEATTTSGLNPDGSVASTAPVAPTVAPLSAGPDAAAPAAAASQPGTSPAPAAPPATAPSQVPPPPPAATPAPAAPATKPATKTEGSRLAQPPQAFHAPLLGDRA, from the coding sequence ATGGCACGCATCAATCTATTGCCCTGGCGCGCCGAGCGGCGCAAGCAACGCCAGCGCGAGTTCGGCATCATGCTGGGCATGGCCGCCCTCGGTGGCGTGCTGCTGTCGCTGATGATCTGGTTCTACTACGACCTGCAGGTCAGCGGGCAGGGCGATCGCAACGCCTACCTGCAGACCGAGATCGACAAGGTCAAGGAGCAGAACAAGGAAATCGACCGCCTCGACGCGCAGAGAGATCGGCTGCTGGCCCGCAAGGAAGTGATCGAGCAACTGCAGGCCAAGCGCTCGCAGATGGTCCACCTGTTCGATGCGCTGGTCCGCACCATCCCTGATGGCGTGGTGCTCACTGCCCTGCAGCAGGAAGGCGACGTGCTGACCCTGGAGGGACGCACCCAGTCCAACGCCCGTGTCTCGGCCTACATGCGCAACCTCGAAGTCTCTGGCTGGATGACCAATCCGGAGCTGGCGATCATCGAGGCGCGTGAACCGGACAAGGACAAGGACGGGCGCGCCACCGGACCGGTGGTCGACATCAAGGCATTGCCGTACGTGTTCAAGGTCAAGGTCAAACTGCCCGCGCAGAGCGAGGAAGCGACGACTACTTCGGGCCTGAACCCTGATGGCAGCGTGGCCAGCACCGCGCCGGTGGCACCGACGGTCGCACCGCTCAGTGCTGGCCCGGACGCTGCGGCGCCTGCTGCTGCAGCTTCGCAGCCGGGTACGTCGCCGGCACCGGCTGCTCCGCCTGCAACGGCTCCGTCGCAGGTACCGCCACCGCCACCGGCGGCGACGCCTGCGCCGGCCGCACCGGCAACCAAACCGGCAACCAAGACTGAAGGCAGCCGCCTGGCGCAGCCGCCGCAGGCCTTCCACGCCCCGCTGCTGGGGGATCGCGCATGA
- the pilO gene encoding type 4a pilus biogenesis protein PilO yields the protein MSKKVDIKNLDFNDIGNWPQKAKIVFCALLAVVIMFLAWMLLISGKREELAGLESQETELRKEFAEQQKRAVNLEPLKQQLAQMEQVLQQMLRQLPSKTEMPDLIIDISQTALSSGLSNELFEPEEEQIKEFYAEKPIKLRMVGSYHQFGAFVSGVASLPRVVILTMHDINLKPKDKTGGNVRAGALELSGTVKTYRYLDETEVAEQQKAEAGKEEKK from the coding sequence ATGAGCAAGAAAGTCGACATCAAGAACCTTGATTTCAACGACATCGGCAACTGGCCGCAGAAGGCCAAGATCGTCTTCTGCGCGCTGTTGGCCGTGGTGATCATGTTCCTGGCGTGGATGCTGCTGATCAGTGGCAAGCGTGAGGAACTGGCCGGTCTGGAGTCGCAGGAAACCGAGCTGCGCAAGGAGTTCGCCGAGCAGCAGAAGCGCGCTGTCAACCTGGAGCCGCTCAAACAGCAGTTGGCGCAGATGGAGCAGGTGCTGCAGCAGATGCTGCGGCAGCTGCCCAGCAAGACTGAAATGCCCGACCTGATCATCGACATCTCGCAGACCGCGTTGTCCAGCGGCCTGTCCAACGAGTTGTTCGAGCCGGAGGAGGAGCAGATCAAGGAGTTCTACGCCGAAAAGCCGATCAAGCTGCGGATGGTGGGCAGTTACCACCAGTTCGGCGCCTTCGTCAGTGGCGTAGCCTCGTTGCCGCGGGTGGTGATCCTGACCATGCACGACATCAACCTCAAGCCGAAGGACAAGACCGGTGGCAACGTCCGCGCCGGTGCGCTGGAACTGTCCGGTACGGTCAAGACCTACCGTTACCTGGATGAGACCGAAGTGGCCGAGCAGCAGAAGGCCGAGGCGGGCAAGGAGGAAAAGAAGTGA
- a CDS encoding pilus assembly protein PilP, with translation MIRSFIARGGMVLTVLLLAACGRGVTSTPGDAPNLEKWVESERARPAEPIEALPVMQQFETFEYSAQGMRDPFTDAWTNPQQGNGGLRPDPNRRKEPMEGFPLDALDMVGTIGTGAGTVALVMGPDKVTYRVRPGGYLGQSDGRVTAVFEDRVELIELVPDGAGGWLERPATLALEDQ, from the coding sequence GTGATCCGTTCCTTCATTGCACGCGGTGGGATGGTGTTGACGGTGCTGCTGCTGGCCGCCTGCGGTCGCGGCGTGACCAGCACCCCGGGTGATGCACCCAATCTGGAAAAATGGGTCGAGAGCGAGCGTGCACGACCAGCGGAGCCGATCGAGGCCCTGCCGGTGATGCAGCAGTTCGAGACCTTCGAGTACTCCGCGCAGGGCATGCGCGATCCGTTCACCGATGCCTGGACCAACCCGCAGCAGGGGAATGGGGGACTGCGGCCAGATCCGAACCGGCGCAAGGAGCCGATGGAAGGCTTCCCGCTGGACGCGCTGGACATGGTCGGCACCATCGGAACAGGCGCCGGCACCGTGGCGCTGGTGATGGGGCCGGACAAGGTGACCTATCGGGTGCGTCCCGGCGGTTACCTGGGGCAGAGCGACGGGCGGGTCACCGCGGTCTTCGAAGACCGCGTGGAGCTGATCGAACTGGTGCCGGATGGCGCGGGTGGCTGGCTGGAACGTCCAGCAACGCTCGCGCTGGAAGATCAATGA
- a CDS encoding type IV pilus secretin PilQ family protein, which yields MTFHQAKGLRPIRRSTLNRISALGVALMLACAPALAAAPSEKPTGTALAATPAAAPAGLSVARIDFKRGDDGAGRLILQFDGQGAMPDLRSQGNSVVVDVGNARLPANLQKPMNVTDFATPVQRIDAKPSGAGTQLVLSTGGPVESLAYQSGNEYVVEISPRQAQAAVGAVTAGSVTQAAKGVPQRGYAGKPVTFNFQDVPVRTVLQLIAEESNLNVVASDSVQGNVTLRLVNVPWDQALDIVLRAKGLDKRRDGSVVWVAPQSELAKFEQEKEDARIAIENREDLVTDYVQINYHSATQIFKALTEAKGIGGNNAGGGGQGGNGSMSQEDSGFLSSRGRIVADERTNTLMISDIPKKIARMRELINVIDRPVDQVLIESRIVIATDTFARELGAKFGVSGSRDNVYFSGNLEANAKTRQSQVDTDNANRKAERDWEAGGRVGPPPVSVGSAITRGLNWNLPVAATSNPGSLALSILNAGYLLDVELSAMQEESRGEVISNPRVVTTNQREALIKQGKEIGYVTISASGSGGVATPNVQFKEVVLELKVTPTITNDNRVFLNMAVKKDEVESYIVLEGYGQVPNINRREVNTAVLVEDGQTVVIGGVYEFTDRNSVSKVPFLGDVPFLGNLFKKRGRNKDKAELLVFVTPKVLRVARQN from the coding sequence ATGACCTTTCACCAAGCCAAGGGGCTGCGTCCCATCCGGCGCTCTACCTTGAACCGCATCAGCGCGCTGGGAGTCGCGTTGATGTTGGCCTGCGCTCCGGCGCTGGCTGCCGCACCGTCGGAAAAACCGACCGGCACGGCGCTGGCCGCCACGCCGGCCGCTGCACCGGCAGGCCTGTCGGTCGCACGCATCGATTTCAAGCGCGGCGATGACGGCGCGGGCCGCCTGATCCTGCAGTTCGACGGCCAGGGCGCCATGCCCGACCTGCGCAGCCAGGGCAACAGCGTGGTGGTCGATGTCGGCAACGCGCGCCTGCCGGCCAACCTGCAGAAGCCGATGAACGTCACCGACTTCGCCACCCCGGTGCAGCGCATCGACGCCAAACCGTCCGGCGCCGGCACCCAGCTGGTGCTGAGCACGGGCGGTCCGGTCGAGTCGCTGGCCTACCAGAGTGGCAACGAGTATGTGGTTGAAATCAGCCCGCGCCAGGCCCAGGCCGCTGTTGGTGCGGTCACTGCCGGCAGCGTGACCCAGGCTGCCAAGGGCGTGCCGCAGCGCGGCTACGCCGGCAAGCCGGTGACCTTCAACTTCCAGGACGTGCCCGTGCGCACCGTGCTGCAGTTGATCGCCGAAGAGTCGAATCTGAACGTGGTGGCATCCGACTCGGTGCAGGGCAATGTGACCCTGCGCCTGGTCAACGTACCGTGGGACCAGGCGCTGGATATCGTGCTGCGTGCCAAGGGCCTGGACAAGCGTCGTGACGGCAGCGTGGTGTGGGTTGCGCCGCAGTCCGAGCTGGCCAAGTTCGAGCAGGAGAAGGAAGACGCGCGCATCGCGATCGAAAACCGCGAAGACCTGGTGACCGACTACGTCCAGATCAACTACCACAGCGCCACGCAGATCTTCAAAGCGCTGACCGAGGCCAAGGGCATCGGTGGCAACAACGCCGGTGGTGGTGGTCAGGGTGGCAATGGCTCGATGTCGCAGGAAGACAGTGGCTTCCTGTCTTCGCGTGGCCGCATCGTGGCAGATGAACGTACCAATACGCTGATGATCAGCGACATCCCGAAGAAGATCGCGCGGATGCGCGAGCTGATCAACGTGATCGACCGCCCGGTCGACCAGGTGCTGATCGAGAGCCGCATCGTCATCGCCACCGATACCTTCGCGCGCGAGCTGGGCGCCAAGTTCGGTGTCAGCGGCAGCCGCGACAACGTGTACTTCAGCGGCAACCTGGAAGCCAATGCCAAGACCCGGCAGTCGCAGGTCGACACCGACAACGCCAACAGGAAGGCGGAGCGTGACTGGGAAGCCGGTGGTCGCGTAGGCCCGCCGCCGGTGTCGGTCGGTTCGGCCATCACCCGCGGCCTGAACTGGAACCTGCCGGTAGCTGCGACCAGCAACCCGGGCTCGCTTGCACTGTCCATCCTCAACGCCGGCTATCTGCTGGATGTCGAGCTGTCGGCCATGCAGGAAGAGTCGCGCGGCGAAGTGATCTCCAACCCACGCGTGGTCACCACGAACCAGCGTGAAGCGTTGATCAAGCAGGGTAAGGAAATCGGCTACGTCACCATCAGCGCCAGCGGCTCCGGTGGTGTTGCCACTCCGAACGTGCAGTTCAAGGAAGTGGTACTGGAACTGAAGGTCACCCCGACCATCACCAACGACAACCGCGTGTTCCTCAACATGGCGGTGAAGAAGGATGAGGTCGAAAGCTACATCGTGCTGGAAGGTTACGGCCAGGTGCCGAACATCAACCGTCGCGAGGTCAATACCGCCGTGCTGGTGGAAGATGGCCAGACCGTGGTGATCGGTGGCGTGTATGAGTTCACCGACCGCAACAGCGTCAGCAAGGTGCCGTTCCTGGGCGATGTGCCGTTCCTCGGCAACCTGTTCAAGAAGCGTGGTCGCAACAAGGACAAGGCCGAACTGCTGGTGTTCGTGACCCCGAAGGTCCTGCGCGTGGCCCGCCAGAACTGA
- a CDS encoding MoxR family ATPase → MNLPPPMPESISPPPAPVTSRLHAAFSNLRDALSAEIVGQAALVERLLIALLADGHLLVEGAPGLAKTTAIRALAARLEADFARVQFTPDLLPSDLTGTEIWRPQEGRFEFVPGPIFHPILLADEINRAPAKVQSALLEAMGERQVTVGRHTYALPSLFLVMATQNPIEQEGTFPLPEAQLDRFLMHVRIGYPDQTAESEILRLARERARGALGEAAAAPEKLPMQDVFDARREVLELHMAPALERYLIELVLASRDPSRYDASLARRIAWGASPRGSIALERCARARAWLAGRDFVTPDDVRAVAADVLRHRVLPSYEATAEGWDGERLVQELLARVPAP, encoded by the coding sequence ATGAACCTGCCTCCGCCGATGCCCGAATCCATTTCTCCGCCGCCTGCCCCCGTCACCTCACGCCTGCATGCGGCCTTCAGCAACCTGCGCGACGCGCTGTCGGCCGAGATCGTCGGCCAGGCGGCGCTGGTCGAACGCCTGCTGATCGCCTTGCTGGCCGATGGCCATCTGCTGGTGGAAGGTGCCCCGGGCCTGGCCAAGACCACGGCCATCCGGGCCTTGGCGGCACGATTGGAAGCAGACTTCGCGCGCGTGCAGTTCACTCCGGATCTGCTGCCTTCGGACCTGACCGGCACCGAGATCTGGCGCCCGCAGGAAGGACGTTTCGAGTTCGTACCGGGGCCGATCTTCCACCCGATCCTGCTGGCAGACGAGATCAATCGTGCGCCAGCCAAAGTGCAGTCCGCGCTGCTGGAAGCAATGGGCGAACGCCAGGTCACGGTCGGTCGCCACACCTACGCACTGCCATCGCTGTTCCTGGTGATGGCCACGCAGAACCCGATCGAGCAGGAAGGCACCTTCCCGCTGCCGGAAGCGCAGCTGGATCGTTTCCTGATGCACGTGCGCATTGGCTATCCAGACCAGACGGCCGAGTCGGAGATCCTGCGGCTGGCCCGCGAGCGTGCCCGAGGCGCGCTGGGCGAGGCCGCAGCAGCGCCGGAAAAACTGCCGATGCAGGATGTCTTCGATGCGCGCCGCGAGGTGCTGGAGCTGCACATGGCCCCCGCGCTGGAACGCTATCTGATCGAGCTGGTGCTGGCGTCGCGCGACCCCTCGCGCTACGACGCATCGCTGGCGCGCCGAATCGCGTGGGGCGCAAGCCCCCGTGGTTCCATCGCACTGGAGCGGTGCGCGCGTGCGCGGGCGTGGTTGGCTGGACGTGATTTCGTCACCCCCGACGACGTGCGTGCCGTGGCGGCCGATGTGCTGCGCCATCGTGTCCTGCCCAGCTATGAAGCCACCGCCGAAGGCTGGGATGGCGAACGCCTGGTGCAGGAACTGCTGGCCCGGGTACCGGCACCCTGA